One genomic segment of Huiozyma naganishii CBS 8797 chromosome 8, complete genome includes these proteins:
- the YIP3 gene encoding Yip3p (similar to Saccharomyces cerevisiae YIP3 (YNL044W); ancestral locus Anc_2.269): MNQFTALSQAASFTENLSLEGVKSQLQAARSKLASLRPPQEFFNLRAVSKPANMSEIQQRVSYNLGYYSSNYALVVAMLSLYTLFTNLLLLSVIVFVFVGVWGIGKLQGQELTTPFGVFQPTQLYTALLCVAVPLGFFASPISAMLWLVGASSVTIFAHASLMEKPIETVFEEQV, translated from the exons ATGAACCAGTTTACTGCTCTTTCG CAAGCTGCTAGCTTCACCGAGAATCTCTCCCTGGAGGGAGTCAAGTCCCAACTGCAGGCTGCCAGAAGCAAACTGGCCTCGCTGAGGCCGCCCCAagagttcttcaacttgcGCGCCGTGTCCAAGCCAGCTAACATGTCAGAGATCCAGCAGCGTGTCAGCTACAACTTGGGCTACTACTCGAGCAACTACGCCCTTGTCGTCGCCATGCTCTCCCTCTACACCCTCTTCACCAACTTGCTTCTCCTCTCCGTCATCGTGTTCGTGTTCGTGGGTGTGTGGGGGATCGGGAAGTTGCAAGGCCAGGAACTGACTACGCCGTTTGGTGTGTTCCAGCCAACGCAGCTGTACACCGCGCTGCTGTGTGTCGCTGTGCCACTAGGGTTCTTCGCGTCCCCAATCTCTGCAATGCTGTGGCTCGTCGGTGCCTCTTCAGTAACCATCTTCGCACACGCGTCCCTCATGGAGAAGCCAATCGAAAcagtctttgaagaacaggtTTAG
- the LAP2 gene encoding bifunctional aminopeptidase/epoxide hydrolase (similar to Saccharomyces cerevisiae YNL045W; ancestral locus Anc_2.268) yields the protein MGAEPTLLPPSIEERRPAQSPERDCSTLSNYTAFQLQAHTALTMRLDFDRRRIRGTVVHQLKYANRDAAHQGAAEDIHLDTSYLDILAVKVDGTPVKQFTVEPRSGPLGSRLVVTPASAPSVTGFSLEIDFETTEQCTALQWLDKEQAGGGHPYVFTQLEAIHARSLFPCFDTPSVKSTFEAEITSPLPVVFSGTSKNGAETRPGVYTFEQKVPIPAYLIGIASGDLSRARIGPRSHVYATPEMLRDAQWEFEGDVEQFITAGEAIVGQRYGWGTYDILVNVASYPYGGMESPNMTFATPTLIAHDKSNIDVIAHELAHSWSGNLVTNCSWNHFWLNEGWTVYLERRILARLQGEPARHFSALIGWSDLENSIAAMRDPTRFSTLVQRLDSETDPDDAFSTVPYEKGFNLLFHLEQLLGGPSEFDPFIKHYFGLFAHRSLDTFQFLDTLFSFYRNRSVDQWRLLQGGVDWATWLFAPGLPPKPEFDTSLATQVYALADRWIAYAKRADGATVGEFRPDDVSQFNANQVVLFLETLSSSRQTEWSSAQPQRAAQTLLEMYAAKTTQSQNAEVIAKKFKFACTARLAGYDSALADWLGTVGRMKFVRPGYRLLQAVNEPLALQTFQKYAGTYHPICRSLVAQDLGVGN from the coding sequence ATGGGTGCTGAGCCTACGCTACTACCACCTAGCATTGAGGAGAGGCGTCCCGCGCAGTCGCCCGAACGGGACTGCTCGACGCTGTCCAACTACACGGCCTTCCAATTGCAGGCGCACACTGCGCTGACTATGCGTCTTGATTTCGACAGGAGACGGATCCGGGGCACAGTGGTGCATCAATTGAAGTACGCGAACCGAGACGCTGCTCACCAAGGGGCAGCGGAGGATATCCACCTGGACACGTCCTACTTGGACATTTTGGCCGTGAAGGTGGATGGGACTCCGGTGAAGCAGTTCACCGTAGAACCGAGGAGCGGCCCACTAGGGTCTCGCCTTGTTGTGACACCTGCATCTGCGCCCAGTGTTACCGGGTTCTCCCTAGAGATAGACTTCGAGACGACGGAGCAGTGTACTGCACTGCAATGGCTGGACAAGGAGCAAGCTGGCGGGGGTCACCCATACGTGTTCACACAACTAGAGGCCATCCATGCGAGATCGTTGTTCCCCTGCTTCGATACACCCTCTGTGAAATCTACCTTTGAGGCAGAGATAACTTCACCTTTGCCTGTGGTCTTTTCAGGGACGAGCAAGAACGGTGCTGAGACACGTCCCGGAGTGTACACTTTTGAACAGAAGGTGCCCATCCCTGCGTATCTGATCGGTATTGCCTCTGGGGACTTGTCTCGGGCGAGGATTGGCCCGCGGTCTCACGTCTACGCGACACCAGAGATGTTGAGGGATGCGCAGTGGGAATTTGAGGGGGACGTCGAGCAGTTCATTACTGCCGGTGAGGCGATTGTGGGCCAGCGGTACGGATGGGGCACCTACGACATTCTGGTGAACGTGGCGTCGTACCCGTATGGGGGCATGGAGAGTCCCAACATGACGTTTGCGACGCCGACGCTGATTGCGCACGACAAGTCGAACATCGACGTGATTGCGCACGAGTTGGCACACTCGTGGTCGGGGAACCTTGTCACGAACTGCTCTTGGAACCATTTCTGGTTAAATGAAGGGTGGACCGTGTACCTGGAGAGGCGGATCCTTGCGCGGCTTCAAGGTGAGCCAGCACGCCACTTCTCTGCGTTGATCGGGTGGTCTGATTTGGAGAACTCAATTGCCGCGATGCGGGACCCTACACGGTTTTCGACGCTCGTACAGCGGCTCGATTCCGAGACGGATCCCGATGACGCCTTTTCGACGGTACCGTACGAGAAGGGGTTCAATTTGCTTTTCCACTTGGAGCAGTTGCTCGGTGGCCCCTCTGAATTCGACCCCTTTATCAAACACTATTTTGGCTTGTTTGCACACCGGTCACTGGACACTTTCCAGTTCCTGGACACGCTGTTCTCGTTTTACCGTAACCGGAGTGTGGACCAGTGGCGTCTACTTCAGGGGGGAGTCGACTGGGCAACGTGGCTGTTTGCACCTGGGCTGCCGCCCAAACCTGAATTCGACACCTCACTGGCGACACAAGTGTATGCACTTGCCGACAGGTGGATTGCGTATGCGAAGCGGGCAGACGGGGCAACGGTGGGGGAGTTCCGTCCCGATGACGTCTCACAGTTCAACGCAAACCAAGTGGTGCTATTCTTGGAGACGCTGTCCTCATCACGCCAGACCGAGTGGTCCTCCGCGCAGCCCCAACGTGCCGCACAGACCCTTCTGGAAATGTACGCTGCGAAGACGACACAGTCTCAAAACGCCGAGGTCATTGCCAAAAAATTCAAGTTCGCTTGTACTGCGAGACTGGCAGGGTACGACTCCGCTCTTGCCGACTGGCTGGGCACCGTGGGGCGTATGAAGTTCGTGCGGCCCGGGTACCGCCTGCTGCAGGCTGTGAACGAACCGCTTGCGTTGCAGACTTTCCAGAAGTACGCGGGCACGTACCACCCAATATGCCGCTCCCTGGTGGCCCAGGACCTGGGCGTGGGGAACTGA